One genomic region from Rosa rugosa chromosome 1, drRosRugo1.1, whole genome shotgun sequence encodes:
- the LOC133711219 gene encoding subtilisin-like protease SBT6.1 isoform X1 — MATPLTATSSLSSFIIIIIVSISLFHYKPHQNPATLDPPPPQNYVVRFVEYKRWEDHREYLKSSVPAEGWDWIERNNPAMDYPTDFGLVRIDDGARELVIGEIGKLGMVKDVNADVRYGRGLLSEEDEEEEKREKVGAFVDGEKRPGKMFTAMSFSEDDGAVSNGSVSWKRELLAERSQITSLFGADFLWTKGYTGTKVKMAIFDTGIRANHPHFRNIKERTNWTNEDTLNDNLGHGTFVAGVVAGVDAECLGFAPDTEIYAFRVFTDAQVSYTSWFLDAFNYAIATNMDVLNLSIGGPDYLDLPFVEKVWEITANNIIMVSAIGNDGPLYGTLNNPADQSDVIGVGGIDYSDHIASFSSRGMSTWEMPHGYGRVKPDVVAYGREIMGSKISTGCKSLSGTSVASPVVAGMVCLLVSVIPESSRKDTLNPASMKQALVEGAAKLGGPNMYEQGAGRVDLLESYEILKNYQPRASIFPSILDYTDCPYSWPFCRQPLYAGAMPVIFNATILNGMGVIGYVESPPTWHPSDEVGNLLSIHFTYSNVIWPWTGYLALHMQIKDEGAQFSGEISGNVTLRVYSPPSPGEKNLRISTCVLQLRLKIVPTPPRSKRVLWDQFHSIKYPPGYIPRDSLDVRNDILDWHGDHLHTNFHIMFNMLRDAGYYVETLGSPLTCFDALRYGTLLLVDLEEEYFQEEIEKLRDDVLNSGLGLVVFSEWYNVDTMVKMRFFDDNTRSWWTPVTGGANVPALNDLLAPFGIAFGDKILNGDFSINGEQSRYASGTDIVRFPKGGYVHKFPFLDSSESGATQNVLRDPEVTMADSPILGLVQVGEGRVVVYGDSNCLDSSHMVTNCYWLLRKMLDFTGGNIRDPVLFSSSVKQSSPLYMEDNQLPSRRTDVNFSTYSAVVGKELICGSDSVFEIWGTKGYSLQVRGTNRRLPGSSVSNPGRGLNSTVEASYLKHSELTLGNKSDPSGYLGIFYRDELDMPVLVASHWLVPAIIAVTGLVVFLSFWRIRQKRRRRRKGSSSGRYSNL; from the exons ATGGCCACTCCTCTGACCGCCACGTCATCACTATCctccttcatcatcatcatcatcgtctccatctctctcttccattaCAAACCCCACCAGAACCCCGCAACCCTAGATCCTCCTCCACCGCAAAACTACGTCGTTCGATTCGTCGAGTACAAGAGGTGGGAGGATCACCGGGAGTATCTGAAATCGAGCGTGCCGGCGGAGGGATGGGACTGGATCGAGAGGAACAATCCGGCCATGGATTACCCGACGGATTTCGGGCTGGTCCGGATTGACGATGGAGCCAGGGAATTGGTGATTGGGGAGATTGGGAAATTGGGGATGGTGAAGGATGTGAATGCTGACGTCAGGTATGGGAGGGGTTTGCTTAGtgaggaggatgaggaggaggagaagagggAGAAAGTTGGGGCCTTTGTGGATGGGGAGAAGCGGCCGGGGAAGATGTTCACGGCGATGTCGTTTAGCGAAGACGACGGAGCAGTGAGTAATGGCTCTGTTAGCTGGAAAAGGGAGCTCTTGGCTGAG AGATCTCAAATAACTTCATTATTTGGAGCGGATTTTCTTTGGACAAAAGGGTATACCGGTACGAAAGTGAAAATGGCCATATTTGATACTGGTATTCGAGCTAATCACCCGCACTTTCGAAATATTAAG GAGCGGACAAACTGGACAAATGAGGATACATTAAACGACAATCTTGGACATGGGACATTTGTTGCTGGTGTTGTTGCTGGTGTAGATGCAGAGTGTCTTGGATTTGCTCCTGATACAGAGATATATGCGTTTCGTGTGTTTACAGATGCACAG GTATCATACACATCATGGTTCCTTGATGCATTCAACTATGCTATTGCGACCAATATGGATGTACTGAACTTGAGCATAGGTGGACCTGATTACTTGGACCTCCCATTTGTGGAGAAG GTCTGGGAAATAAcagcaaacaacataattatGGTTTCAGCAATTGGAAACGATGGACCGCTTTATGGGACTCTAAATAATCCAGCAGACCAAAGTGATGTCATTGGTGTTGGTGGCATCGACTACAGTGATCACATTGCTTCTTTTTCCTCACGAGGCATGAGTACTTGGGAGATGCCGCatgg TTACGGCCGTGTTAAGCCAGATGTCGTTGCATATGGACGGGAAATTATGGGATCCAAGATCAGTACAGGCTGTAAAAGCTTATCTGGCACTAGTGTGGCAAGTCCTGTGGTTGCTGGTATGGTTTGTCTGCTTGTGAGTGTTATCCCTGAAAGCAGTCGGAAGGATACTTTAAATCCAGCAAGCATGAAACAAGCATTGGTTGAGGGTGCTGCAAAACTCGGTGGTCCAAATATGTATGAGCAGGGTGCAGGGAGGGTTGATCT GTTAGAATCATATGAAATCCTGAAGAATTATCAACCTCGTGCCAGCATCTTCCCTAGTATTCTTGATTATACAGACTGCCCATACTCTTGGCCCTTCTGTCGTCAGCCACTTTATGCTGGTGCCATGCCTGTTATCTTCAATGCTACCATTCTAAATGGAATGGGTGTAATTGGCTATGTTGAAAGTCCACCAACTTGGCATCCTTCAGATGAAGTAGGGAATCTTCTAAGTATTCACtttacatattctaatgttatCTGGCCTTGGACTGGTTATTTAGCGCTTCACATGCAAATTAAGGACGAAGGTGCACAATTTTCAGGAGAGATTAGCGGCAATGTTACTCTTAGGGTATACAGTCCTCCATCTCCGGGAGAAAAGAATCTTCGGATTAGCACTTGTGTGCTTCAGTTAAGATTGAAGATTGTTCCAACTCCACCAAGATCAAAACGAGTTTTGTGGGACCAGTTTCACAGTATTAAATACCCTCCAGGTTACATCCCTAGAGACTCTTTGGATGTTCGCAATGACATTCTTGACTGGCATGGAGATCACCTGCATACAAATTTTCACATTATGTTCAACATGTTACGAGATGCTGGGTATTATGTAGAAACACTTGGTTCGCCTCTTACTTGCTTTGATGCTCTTCGATATGGGACACTTCTTCTGGTAGATCTTGAAGAAGAGTACTTTCAGGAGGAGATTGAGAAGCTGCGAGATGATGTTCTTAATTCTGGACTGGGATTGGTTGTGTTTTCTGAGTGGTATAATGTAGACACGATGGTGAAGATGAGATTCTTTGATGATAACACACGTAGCTGGTGGACTCCAGTCACTGGAGGTGCAAATGTTCCAGCGTTGAACGACCTGCTGGCTCCGTTTGGGATTGCATTTGGAGATAAGATTCTGAATGGTGATTTTTCTATCAATGGTGAGCAAAGTCGGTATGCATCTGGAACAGATATTGTGAGGTTTCCGAAAGGGGGTTATGTACACAAGTTCCCTTTCCTGGATAGCTCTGAAAGTGGGGCCACTCAGAATGTACTTCGGGATCCTGAGGTGACAATG GCAGATTCTCCCATTCTTGGTCTTGTACAGGTGGGTGAAGGTCGTGTTGTAGTGTATGGAGATTCTAACTGTTTGGACAGCAGTCATATGGTAACTAATTGTTATTGGCTCTTGAGAAAAATGTTAGATTTCACCGGTGGAAACATCAGAGATCCTGTGCTTTTTTCAAGCTCGGTCAAACAAAGTTCACCTTTATATATGGAAGATAACCAATTACCGTCTCGTAGAACAGATGTGAATTTTTCTACATATTCCGCTGTCGTGGGGAAGGAATTGATCTGTGGGAGTGACTCTGTATTTGAAATATGGGGGACTAAAGGTTACAGTTTGCAGGTCAGGGGAACAAACAGAAGATTACCAGGCTCTTCTGTGTCTAATCCAGGTAGAGGCTTGAATTCTACTGTCGAGGCTTCCTATTTGAAGCATTCCGAGTTGACACTGGGAAATAAAAGTGATCCTTCGGGATACTTGGGAATATTCTATAGGGATGAG CTTGATATGCCTGTGTTAGTTGCTAGTCACTGGCTTGTTCCTGCAATAATTGCCGTAACTG GTTTGGTGGTATTTTTGAGCTTCTGGAGAATTAGACAGAAGCGACGACGACGAAGAAAAGGATCTAGCTCTGGTCGATATTCTAATTTATAG
- the LOC133711219 gene encoding subtilisin-like protease SBT6.1 isoform X2 — MATPLTATSSLSSFIIIIIVSISLFHYKPHQNPATLDPPPPQNYVVRFVEYKRWEDHREYLKSSVPAEGWDWIERNNPAMDYPTDFGLVRIDDGARELVIGEIGKLGMVKDVNADVRYGRGLLSEEDEEEEKREKVGAFVDGEKRPGKMFTAMSFSEDDGAVSNGSVSWKRELLAERSQITSLFGADFLWTKGYTGTKVKMAIFDTGIRANHPHFRNIKERTNWTNEDTLNDNLGHGTFVAGVVAGVDAECLGFAPDTEIYAFRVFTDAQVSYTSWFLDAFNYAIATNMDVLNLSIGGPDYLDLPFVEKVWEITANNIIMVSAIGNDGPLYGTLNNPADQSDVIGVGGIDYSDHIASFSSRGMSTWEMPHGYGRVKPDVVAYGREIMGSKISTGCKSLSGTSVASPVVAGMVCLLVSVIPESSRKDTLNPASMKQALVEGAAKLGGPNMYEQGAGRVDLLESYEILKNYQPRASIFPSILDYTDCPYSWPFCRQPLYAGAMPVIFNATILNGMGVIGYVESPPTWHPSDEVGNLLSIHFTYSNVIWPWTGYLALHMQIKDEGAQFSGEISGNVTLRVYSPPSPGEKNLRISTCVLQLRLKIVPTPPRSKRVLWDQFHSIKYPPGYIPRDSLDVRNDILDWHGDHLHTNFHIMFNMLRDAGYYVETLGSPLTCFDALRYGTLLLVDLEEEYFQEEIEKLRDDVLNSGLGLVVFSEWYNVDTMVKMRFFDDNTRSWWTPVTGGANVPALNDLLAPFGIAFGDKILNGDFSINGEQSRYASGTDIVRFPKGGYVHKFPFLDSSESGATQNVLRDPEVTMADSPILGLVQISPVETSEILCFFQARSNKVHLYIWKITNYRLVEQM, encoded by the exons ATGGCCACTCCTCTGACCGCCACGTCATCACTATCctccttcatcatcatcatcatcgtctccatctctctcttccattaCAAACCCCACCAGAACCCCGCAACCCTAGATCCTCCTCCACCGCAAAACTACGTCGTTCGATTCGTCGAGTACAAGAGGTGGGAGGATCACCGGGAGTATCTGAAATCGAGCGTGCCGGCGGAGGGATGGGACTGGATCGAGAGGAACAATCCGGCCATGGATTACCCGACGGATTTCGGGCTGGTCCGGATTGACGATGGAGCCAGGGAATTGGTGATTGGGGAGATTGGGAAATTGGGGATGGTGAAGGATGTGAATGCTGACGTCAGGTATGGGAGGGGTTTGCTTAGtgaggaggatgaggaggaggagaagagggAGAAAGTTGGGGCCTTTGTGGATGGGGAGAAGCGGCCGGGGAAGATGTTCACGGCGATGTCGTTTAGCGAAGACGACGGAGCAGTGAGTAATGGCTCTGTTAGCTGGAAAAGGGAGCTCTTGGCTGAG AGATCTCAAATAACTTCATTATTTGGAGCGGATTTTCTTTGGACAAAAGGGTATACCGGTACGAAAGTGAAAATGGCCATATTTGATACTGGTATTCGAGCTAATCACCCGCACTTTCGAAATATTAAG GAGCGGACAAACTGGACAAATGAGGATACATTAAACGACAATCTTGGACATGGGACATTTGTTGCTGGTGTTGTTGCTGGTGTAGATGCAGAGTGTCTTGGATTTGCTCCTGATACAGAGATATATGCGTTTCGTGTGTTTACAGATGCACAG GTATCATACACATCATGGTTCCTTGATGCATTCAACTATGCTATTGCGACCAATATGGATGTACTGAACTTGAGCATAGGTGGACCTGATTACTTGGACCTCCCATTTGTGGAGAAG GTCTGGGAAATAAcagcaaacaacataattatGGTTTCAGCAATTGGAAACGATGGACCGCTTTATGGGACTCTAAATAATCCAGCAGACCAAAGTGATGTCATTGGTGTTGGTGGCATCGACTACAGTGATCACATTGCTTCTTTTTCCTCACGAGGCATGAGTACTTGGGAGATGCCGCatgg TTACGGCCGTGTTAAGCCAGATGTCGTTGCATATGGACGGGAAATTATGGGATCCAAGATCAGTACAGGCTGTAAAAGCTTATCTGGCACTAGTGTGGCAAGTCCTGTGGTTGCTGGTATGGTTTGTCTGCTTGTGAGTGTTATCCCTGAAAGCAGTCGGAAGGATACTTTAAATCCAGCAAGCATGAAACAAGCATTGGTTGAGGGTGCTGCAAAACTCGGTGGTCCAAATATGTATGAGCAGGGTGCAGGGAGGGTTGATCT GTTAGAATCATATGAAATCCTGAAGAATTATCAACCTCGTGCCAGCATCTTCCCTAGTATTCTTGATTATACAGACTGCCCATACTCTTGGCCCTTCTGTCGTCAGCCACTTTATGCTGGTGCCATGCCTGTTATCTTCAATGCTACCATTCTAAATGGAATGGGTGTAATTGGCTATGTTGAAAGTCCACCAACTTGGCATCCTTCAGATGAAGTAGGGAATCTTCTAAGTATTCACtttacatattctaatgttatCTGGCCTTGGACTGGTTATTTAGCGCTTCACATGCAAATTAAGGACGAAGGTGCACAATTTTCAGGAGAGATTAGCGGCAATGTTACTCTTAGGGTATACAGTCCTCCATCTCCGGGAGAAAAGAATCTTCGGATTAGCACTTGTGTGCTTCAGTTAAGATTGAAGATTGTTCCAACTCCACCAAGATCAAAACGAGTTTTGTGGGACCAGTTTCACAGTATTAAATACCCTCCAGGTTACATCCCTAGAGACTCTTTGGATGTTCGCAATGACATTCTTGACTGGCATGGAGATCACCTGCATACAAATTTTCACATTATGTTCAACATGTTACGAGATGCTGGGTATTATGTAGAAACACTTGGTTCGCCTCTTACTTGCTTTGATGCTCTTCGATATGGGACACTTCTTCTGGTAGATCTTGAAGAAGAGTACTTTCAGGAGGAGATTGAGAAGCTGCGAGATGATGTTCTTAATTCTGGACTGGGATTGGTTGTGTTTTCTGAGTGGTATAATGTAGACACGATGGTGAAGATGAGATTCTTTGATGATAACACACGTAGCTGGTGGACTCCAGTCACTGGAGGTGCAAATGTTCCAGCGTTGAACGACCTGCTGGCTCCGTTTGGGATTGCATTTGGAGATAAGATTCTGAATGGTGATTTTTCTATCAATGGTGAGCAAAGTCGGTATGCATCTGGAACAGATATTGTGAGGTTTCCGAAAGGGGGTTATGTACACAAGTTCCCTTTCCTGGATAGCTCTGAAAGTGGGGCCACTCAGAATGTACTTCGGGATCCTGAGGTGACAATG GCAGATTCTCCCATTCTTGGTCTTGTACAG ATTTCACCGGTGGAAACATCAGAGATCCTGTGCTTTTTTCAAGCTCGGTCAAACAAAGTTCACCTTTATATATGGAAGATAACCAATTACCGTCTCGTAGAACAGATGTGA
- the LOC133711243 gene encoding proline-rich receptor-like protein kinase PERK1, translating into MSTTPAPSSPPTNTTSPPPAAPAPTTPSAPPPTTPSAPPPTTPATPPPTTPATPPPTTPSAPPPKTPASPPPPSGTPPSPPAPSTPAPTSPGSSPPPPSTPTVTSPPPPKTPTTTKSPPPPKSPSTTPSPSSGLDTGVIVGIAIGAVAILVVLSLCCIFCSKKKRRRREEPAYYVPPPPPPTGPKGEIYYGPPRPHQNTPPPPADHHVITMPKPPPAQAVASRPPHSPGYTPPPQPYSSGGSGSNYSGSETPLPPPPPPGYSLGFSKSTFTYEELALATEGFSDSNLLGQGGFGYVHKGVLPNGKEVAVKQLKAGSGQGEREFQAEVEIISRVHHRHLVSLVGYCMTGSERLLVYEFVPNNTMEFHLHGKGRPTMDWSTRLKIALGSAKGLAYLHEDCHPKIIHRDIKAANILLDFKFECKVADFGLAKLSSDLNTHVSTRVMGTFGYLAPEYASSGKLTDKSDVFSFGVMLLELITGRRPVDASHTYIEDSLVEWARPVLTRALESDDFDELVDPRLQNSFDHNEMARMVACAAACVRHSARRRPRMSQVVRALEGDVSLSDLNEGIRPGHSSVYSSHGSSDYDSRPYDTKQRNLDMINHRKMALESQEYGASSEYSGGRTTSEYGLNPSGSSSEGQRTRETTREMELGKMNKNNRGYSGSSEY; encoded by the exons ATGTCCACAACTCCGGCGCCCTCCTCGCCGCCGACCAACACCACCTCCCCACCACCCGCCGCACCGGCGCCCACAACCCCAAGCGCTCCTCCGCCAACAACCCCAAGCGCTCCTCCGCCAACAACTCCCGCCACTCCACCGCCCACAACACCCGCGACTCCACCGCCGACGACCCCCAGCGCGCCGCCGCCCAAGACTCCGGCATCCCCACCGCCGCCGTCAGGTACCCCACCTTCACCCCCAGCGCCCTCCACCCCAGCTCCGACATCTCCGGGGTcctcgccgccgccgccgtccaccccAACCGTTACATCGCCGCCTCCCCCCAAAACGCCGACCACGACCAAGAGCCCTCCGCCGCCTAAGTCGCCGTCGACAACACCGTCACCGTCATCGGGATTGGATACTGGGGTTATAGTCGGAATTGCTATTGGGGCTGTGGCGATTCTAGTGGTGCTCAGTCTTTGCTGCATTTTTTGCtccaagaagaagaggagaagaagagaggagcCTGCCTATTATGTGCCTCCGCCGCCGCCTCCAACCGGCCCTAAAG GCGAAATTTACTACGGTCCACCACGCCCTCATCAAAATACTCCTCCTCCACCTGCAGATCATCATGTAATCACAATGCCTAAGCCACCTCCTGCACAAGCTGTAGCATCCAGGCCACCGCACTCGCCAGGATATACACCGCCACCGCAGCCATACAGCAGTGGAGGTTCTGGTTCCAATTATTCAGGGTCTGAAACTCCACTcccaccacctccaccaccgGGGTATTCCTTGGGATTCTCTAAAAGCACGTTTACTTATGAGGAACTGGCTTTGGCAACAGAAGGGTTCTCGGATTCCAATCTCCTTGGACAGGGTGGGTTTGGATATGTTCACAAAGGAGTTCTTCCCAATGGGAAGGAAGTAGCGGTCAAGCAGCTGAAGGCTGGAAGCGGGCAAGGGGAACGTGAATTCCAGGCAGAAGTTGAAATTATTAGCCGTGTACATCACAGACATCTGGTTTCGCTGGTTGGATACTGTATGACTGGATCTGAGAGACTACTTGTCTATGAATTTGTTCCAAATAACACTATGGAGTTCCACTTACATG GAAAAGGGAGACCTACCATGGATTGGTCCACAAGACTGAAAATCGCTTTAGGATCTGCAAAAGGACTGGCATATCTTCATGAGGATT GTCATCCTAAAATCATTCATCGTGATATCAAAGCAGCTAATATACTTTTGGATTTCAAGTTTGAGTGCAAG GTTGCAGACTTTGGTCTTGCCAAGCTTTCTTCTGATCTTAATACTCATGTTTCCACCCGAGTGATGGGGACTTTTGG GTATCTAGCTCCAGAATATGCTTCTAGTGGAAAACTCACAGACAAGTCAGATGTTTTCTCGTTTGGGGTTATGCTTTTGGAGTTGATTACTGGACGCCGCCCAGTTGACGCATCTCATACGTACATAGAGGACAGTTTGGTAGAGTGG GCAAGGCCCGTTCTGACTCGAGCTTTGGAATCAGATGACTTTGATGAACTGGTTGATCCTAGACTGCAGAATAGTTTTGACCACAATGAGATGGCTCGCATGGTTGCTTGTGCTGCAGCTTGTGTACGACATTCTGCAAGGCGACGACCACGAATGAGTCAG GTTGTCCGTGCTTTAGAGGGAGATGTGTCTCTTTCTGATCTGAACGAAGGAATCAGGCCTGGGCATAGCAGTGTCTACAGTTCCCATGGAAGCTCAGACTATGACTCAAGGCCTTATGACACAAAGCAACGCAATCTGGATATGATAAACCACAGGAAGATGGCATTGGAAAGCCAGGAGTACGGCGCTAGTAGCGAGTACAGTGGTGGTCGCACCACCAGCGAGTATGGTTTGAACCCATCTGGTTCAAGCAGTGAAGGCCAACGAACCCGGGAAACCACCAGAGAAATGGAGCTGGGAAAGATGAATAAGAACAATCGAGGTTACAGTGGAAGCTCCGAGTATTAA
- the LOC133711249 gene encoding probable chlorophyll(ide) b reductase NYC1, chloroplastic — MAMVARFHVCPQSLDRFNFHSPAVVFGSGLRRSGSGRNGLYSKQYCRSFRAEDSKEEGEVKLKKGSGVWKSLGSTLLGGVGLRSRHSDEYKKAVAKVEEVCSSAAVQIGRYIVTMMSTGVILTIGFQLSGGDSQLNALVWYSWLGGIIIGTMIGSNLVLEEHCRAGPRNVVISGSTRGLGKALAREFLLSGDRVVVASRSLESVQATVRELEENLKDGIANAGSSSRNNLAHAKVVGIACDVCEGDDVQKLASFAISELGSIDIWINNAGANKGFRPLLQFSDEDIKQIVSTNLVGSILCTREAMRIMRNQPKGGHIFNMDGAGSGGSSTPLTAVYGSTKCGLRQLQSSLLKECKRSKVGVHTASPGMVLTDLLLSGSSLKNKQMFNFICELPETVARTLVPRMRVVKGSGKSINYLTPPRILLALVTAWLRRGRWFDDEGKALYAAEADRIRNWAENRTRFYLTDAMEMYTENTWVSVFSLSVVCAFIILTSTSSSFPGT; from the exons ATGGCCATGGTTGCAAGGTTTCACGTATGCCCACAAAGCCTAGACCGCTTCAACTTCCACAGCCCAGCTGTCGTTTTCGGGTCGGGTCTTCGCCGCTCCGGTTCTGGCCGTAATGGGTTGTACTCCAAACAGTACTGCAGGTCGTTCAGGGCCGAAGATTCTAAGGAAGAAGGTGAGGTCAAGTTGAAGAAGGGAAGTGGGGTTTGGAAATCTTTGGGGTCTACGCTTTTGGGTGGCGTGGGTTTGAGGTCTAGGCATAGTGATGAGTACAAGAAGGCTGTGGCTAAAGTGGAGGAGGTTTGCTCCTCG GCTGCTGTTCAAATTGGAAGGTATATTGTGACCATGATGAGCACCGGAGTGATACTAACAATTGGGTTTCAGTTGTCAG GTGGAGACAGTCAGTTGAATGCGCTAGTTTGGTATAGCTGGCTAGGAGGAATCATTATTGGGACTATGATAGGATCTAATTTGGTTTTAGAGGAGCACTGTCGTGCTGGTCCGCGTAATGTTGTTATTAGTGGAAG TACAAGGGGACTTGGAAAAGCACTTGCTCGGGAATTTCTTCTTTCTGGAGATCGCGTGGTTGTTGCTTCTCGAAG CCTTGAGTCTGTACAAGCAACCGTGAGAGAGCTTGAGGAAAACCTAAAGGATGGTATAGCCAATGCAGGTAGCTCATCTAGGAATAACCTGGCGCATGCAAAAGTGGTTGGCATAGCCTGTGATGTTTGCGAAGGTGATGATGTGCAGAAGCTGGCAAGTTTTGCTATCAGTGAGCTCGGTTCTATTGACATTTGG ATAAACAATGCTGGTGCAAATAAAGGATTTAGACCCTTGCTTCAGTTTAGTGATGAAGACATTAAGCAG ATTGTCTCAACAAACCTGGTGGGTTCTATACTCTGCACTCGAGAAGCTATGCGTATAATGAGAAATCAGCCTAAGGGTGGGCACATTTTCAATATGGATGGGGCTGGCTCTGGGGGATCAAGTACTCCTTTGACAGCTGT CTATGGGTCAACAAAGTGTGGTCTGAGACAGCTCCAATCATCACTTTTAAAGGAGTGCAAGCGGTCTAAAGTAGGAGTGCATACAGCATCTCCAGGGATGGTGCTTACTGATCTGCTTCTGAG TGGATCCagtttaaaaaataaacaaatgttTAACTTCATATGTGAGCTTCCCGAAACAGTAGCTAGAACTTTAGTTCCACGGATGCGGGTTGTAAAGGGATCAGGGAAGTCCATCAATTATTTGACACCACCTAGAATCTTACTTGCTCTAGTAACTGCATGGCTACGACGAGGTCGCTGGTTTGATGACGAG GGCAAGGCTTTATATGCTGCAGAAGCAGACAGAATCCGTAACTGGGCTGAAAACCGTACTCGATTTTACCTCACCGATGCAATGGAGATGTACACAGAGAACACTTGGGTGTCTGTCTTCTCACTCTCTGTTGTGTGTGCCTTCATAATTCTTACGAGCACAAGCAGCAGTTTTCCGGGTACTTGA